A genome region from Blautia coccoides includes the following:
- a CDS encoding TIGR04076 family protein — protein sequence MKKWYNEEYEWEIEVTGFLRSEHTERYCRNGEEIGDKYTCTYGCPVNADGQGICSKVMMMMFPVMEAVRSGGDLENIGGNSKYSKDIVCPDGCVMFRMTAKKLDNENFYKGKFFD from the coding sequence ATGAAAAAATGGTATAATGAAGAATATGAGTGGGAAATTGAGGTGACAGGGTTCCTTCGCAGTGAACATACGGAGAGATACTGCAGAAACGGTGAAGAGATCGGGGACAAGTATACCTGTACCTATGGCTGTCCTGTAAATGCGGATGGGCAGGGAATCTGCTCCAAAGTAATGATGATGATGTTTCCTGTTATGGAGGCTGTCAGAAGCGGCGGAGATCTGGAGAACATCGGCGGGAACAGTAAATACAGCAAGGATATCGTATGTCCGGATGGCTGTGTTATGTTTAGAATGACAGCGAAAAAACTTGATAATGAAAATTTTTATAAGGGTAAATTTTTTGATTAG
- a CDS encoding RNA polymerase sigma factor — translation MMTKWDINLIVEEYADTITRICYSYGKNYDDTQDIMQNVFLKLMRADPEFDTKEHEKAWIIRVTINECKDFLKSIFHRHTSLEEVQEIPIEEKEDLSYIREAVRKLPDKYKSVIYLFYYEGYTAVEIAGILHKKENTIYTWMNRGRQMLKEMVGGDLE, via the coding sequence ATGATGACAAAATGGGATATCAATTTAATTGTGGAAGAATATGCAGATACCATAACCCGTATCTGTTATTCTTATGGAAAGAATTATGATGATACCCAGGACATTATGCAGAATGTGTTCTTAAAGCTGATGCGTGCTGATCCGGAATTTGACACAAAAGAGCACGAAAAGGCCTGGATCATCCGGGTCACTATCAATGAGTGCAAGGATTTCCTGAAAAGTATTTTTCACAGGCATACTTCCCTGGAGGAAGTACAGGAAATCCCCATAGAGGAAAAGGAGGATTTATCCTACATCAGGGAGGCTGTCCGGAAGCTCCCGGACAAATACAAATCTGTTATCTACCTTTTTTATTACGAAGGTTATACAGCAGTGGAAATAGCGGGAATCCTGCATAAAAAAGAAAATACGATTTATACCTGGATGAACCGGGGCAGACAGATGTTGAAGGAAATGGTGGGAGGTGACCTAGAATGA
- a CDS encoding anti-sigma-I factor RsgI family protein encodes MSRKIRDAFEPVKAGEQMKERTKEVLTAQLEHCSKRRFYQRPVFYRTLAGALLLTLVFVGSMRAYEIKAEAAYITMEGPVEIGLSVNGKDIVISAEGLNTDGENIVSQVDVTGMHYQEALQAIMENDSYQECQGGKAKVKVSCHDNEQETDMQKSADEACHSYGRQYRQHHGQEHEEETEGHVERHNGQSSGKHGEDIREEPQGEIQGDQENQQDGQSSGDPGYRDGEHGHGNKHHGE; translated from the coding sequence ATGAGCAGAAAGATCAGAGATGCATTTGAACCTGTGAAAGCAGGAGAACAGATGAAGGAAAGAACAAAAGAAGTCCTGACCGCCCAACTGGAACACTGCTCAAAGCGTCGTTTCTACCAAAGACCAGTATTTTACCGGACGCTGGCCGGGGCCTTGCTGCTGACATTGGTATTTGTGGGGAGCATGAGAGCGTACGAAATCAAAGCCGAGGCGGCATATATCACCATGGAAGGTCCGGTTGAGATTGGTCTGTCCGTAAACGGCAAGGACATAGTGATCTCGGCAGAGGGACTGAACACAGACGGAGAAAACATCGTCTCCCAGGTAGACGTCACAGGAATGCACTACCAAGAAGCGCTGCAGGCAATTATGGAGAACGATTCCTACCAGGAGTGTCAGGGGGGAAAGGCAAAAGTGAAGGTTTCCTGTCATGACAATGAGCAGGAAACAGATATGCAGAAGAGTGCAGATGAGGCATGTCATTCTTACGGCCGGCAATACCGCCAACATCATGGCCAGGAACATGAGGAAGAGACGGAAGGACATGTGGAAAGACATAACGGACAGAGCAGCGGGAAACATGGAGAGGATATCCGGGAAGAACCGCAGGGAGAGATACAGGGAGATCAGGAAAATCAGCAGGACGGCCAGTCATCCGGTGATCCGGGATACCGGGATGGGGAACATGGGCATGGAAATAAACATCACGGGGAGTAA